The sequence TGGCTTCGCCAACCACTACTACATCCAGCGCGTCCTCGCTGGCCGCCCCGACGCCCCCATCGCCACCGCATTCACCGAGGGCGACGCGGGCGCCATCTTCAACGTCGCCGGCGCGGCCGCGCTCGATACGGCCGAGGACCCCGACCTCGCGGCCGACTTCGTGCGCCACCTGCTGTCGGCCGAGGCCCAGGACTACTTCGCGCGGGAGACCTTCGAGTACCCGCTGGTGCCGGGCGTCGATCCGATCGGCCGTCTCCCCAGTATCGATGAATTGAACCCGCCCGAAGGATTAGACCTCACTCAGTTGTCCGACCTGGAGGGGACGGTGACCCTCCTTCGCGATGTCGGAATGCTCTGAGACACACCCCATGGCTGCCGACCACCACACCAGCAACGACGCTCACGAGGACCTCCCCTTACCGACGACGATAGCCAGCGGCGCTATCGCCGCGGCGGTCCTCCTGCCGCTGGTGTGGCTGGTCCGAACCGCGCTCGACGTGGGGTTGGCGGAGGCGATCGCCATCTCCACGCGGCCTGCGACCCTCCAGGTGTTCGTCAACAGCGCCGCCCTCGTCGTCACGGTCACCGTCGCGTCGGTACTCATCGGCGTGCCGCTCGCGTATCTGACGGTGCGGACGGACCTCCCCTTCCGCCGGGCGTTCACCGTCGCCGTCTCCCTCCCGCTCGTCATCCCGAGCTACGTCGGCGCCTTCGCCTTCGTCTCGGCGTTCGGCCCACAGGGTGCCTTCCAGCGACTGCTCGCTCCCCTGGGCGTCGAGCGACTTCCCGAGATATACGGCTTCCCCGGCGCCGCGCTGGTCGTGACGCTCTACACCTACCCCTACGTGTTCATCACGACCCGCGCGGCGCTGAAGTCGCTCGATACGACGCTCATCGACGCCGCGCGGACGCTCGAACACTCCCGGTGGGAGGCGTTCCGCCGCGTTACGATCCCCCAGATTCGGCCGGCCGTCACCGCCGGCGCTCTTCTGGTCGCGCTGTACACCCTCTCCGATTTCGGGACGCCCGCGATCATGCAGTTCGACGCCTTCACGCGGGTCATCTACGTCGAGTTCACGAGTTTCGGCCGTGACGTGGCGTCCCTGCTCTCCCTGCAACTCGTCGCCGTCACCCTGCTTATCCTCGGCCTGGAGTCGCGCGTCCGGGGCAACGAACCGCTGTACGCCGGGCGCCAGGGCGGGCGGACGAGCGGCACCGTCTCCCTCGGCCGGTGGAAGTACGTCGCCTGCGCGGCCTGTCTGGCCATCGCGGGACTCGCCTTGCTCGTGCCCCTCGGCATCCTGCTGACGTGGCTGACGCGGATCAACACCGATGTCGGGAGCGCGCTCGCGTTCCAGCCCGCGTACGCGCTCAACTCCATCGGCGTCTCGGCGGCGGCCGCGCTCGTCGCCACCGTCGTCGGCCTGCCCGTCGCCTATCTCGCCGCGGGCTATCGCTCCCGCCTGGCCGACGCCTTCGAGCGCGCGACCTACGTCGGCTACGCCGTTCCTGGCGTCGTCCTCGGCCTCGCGCTCGTCTATCTCGGCACGTCGTACGCCCAACCCATCTACCAGACCCTCTACCTGCTCGTGGCCGCGTACGTCATTCGGTTTCTGCCCCAGGCCGTCGGTTCGATGCGAGCGTCCTTTCTCCGGGTCAACCCCGCGCTTCCCGAGGCGGCGCGGACGCTCGGCCGCACCTCCTTCGGTGCCTTTCGCGCGGTGACGCTCCCGCTCATCGCGCCCGGCCTGCTCGGCGGCGCGGCGCTGGTCTTTCTCACCACCATGAAGGAACTGCCGGCGACGCTGCTGCTCCGCCCGTCCGGGTTCAAGACGCTCGTGACCCACATCTGGACGGCGACCGAATCCGGCTACTACGGCCACGCCGCGGTGCCGGCGCTCATTCTCCTTTTCGTCTCCGGGCTCTCGATGCTGGTGATCCTCACTCAGGAGGGATACGATGTCCAATAAGACGATGCACGCAACCGACGAACGGATGGATGGCTCGACGGAACCGACGGCGGACGACACGCCCGTCCTCGAACTCGACGAGGTGGACAAGGACTACGGCCCCGAACGCGTCATCGAAGGCCTCTCGCTGTCGGTCCACGAGGGAGAGATCCTCACCCTGCTCGGCCCCTCTGGCTGCGGGAAGACGACCACCCTCCGGCTGATCGCCGGCCTGGAACAACCCGACGCCGGGCGGGTCGCGCTCAACGGTAACCCGGTGTCGAACGCGGACCGCTTCGTCGCTCCCGAGGACCGCGGTGTCGGCGTCGTCTTCCAGGAGTTCGCGCTCTTTCCGCACCTGACCGCCGCCGAGAACGTCGGCTTCGGCCTGGAGGACTGGGATGCCGACGCCCGCGAGGAACGCATCGACGACCTGCTGGACCTCGTCGGTCTGGAGACACAGGGTGATTCTTACCCGGACGAACTCTCCGGCGGGCAACAGCAGCGGGTGGCGCTCGCCCGGTCGCTCGCGCCCGAACCCGACGTGCTCCTCCTCGACGAACCCTTCTCGAATCTCGATGTCGACCTCCGGGTGCAGATGCGCGAGGAGGTCCGCCGCATCCTCAAGGAGACGGGCGTCACCGCCGTCTCCGTCACCCACGACCAGGAGGAGGCGCTGTCGATCAGCGACCGGGTGGCCGTCATGAACGACGGCCGGATCGAACAGGTCGGCGACCCCGAACAGGTGTTCCAGCAGCCCGAATCCCGCTTCGTCGCCGGCTTCCTCGGCCACGCCAGCTTCCTCCCCGGCTACGTCCACGGTGGCGAGGTGACGACCGGTCTCGGCCCCATCCCGCGCGACCAGATCAACGGCCTCGCGGGCACCTACGACCGGACGCGCATCGACGTACTGGTCCGCCCGGACGACATCCGCGCCGTCCCCGTCGAGGGCGAGGCCGACGGTCGGATCGTCGCCCGTCGCTACCTCGGCCCGACCATCCTCTACGAGGTCCGGCTGGACGACGACACCACCGTCCAGTGTATGCACAACCACGACGAGTCTATCCCGCTCGACACCCGCGTCCGCATCGAACTCGATGCCGACCACGAACTCGCGTGGTTCCCGGGTGATCAGCGGCCCGAAGACGGAGACGCCGAATAATCCGTGCCGCGCCGCCGTGACCAACTGCTGGCCGCCGCACTCGTCGCCCTCGCCGGCGCCGTCGTCTACTGGTTCGCGGTCGACCTCTTTCCGTACCACTCCGTCAACGACGACGAAGGCGTCTACCTCATGCAGGCGGCCATGCTGCTCGAAGGCGACCTGTTTCTCTACCCCGGCGCGCTCGGTGACCTGGTGCGGCCGTGGTTTTTCGTCAGCGACACGACCGGCGGGACGCTCCGCTACTACTCGAAATACTCCCCCGTCGCGGCGGGCGTCTTCGCTGTCGGCAAACTGCTCGGCGACGCGAACCTCTCGCTCGGCCTCGTCGCCGCCGGCAACGCCGCACTCGTCTACGGCCTGACGACCGCTGCCTTCGACCGCCGGACCGGTCGGCTGTCGGTCGTCGCGCTCGTCGCCACCCCGCTGTTCCTGTTCACTTCCGCCGTCTTCCTCTCGTACGCCCCGGCGACGCTCCTGAATCTCGCCTTCGCGCTGGCGTACGTTCGGACGATGCGTCAGGACTCGCCGCGCTGGGGCCTCGTCGCCGGCACGGCTATCGGCCTCGCCTTCTTCGCTCGCTCGTACACCGCCGTCCTGTTCGCCACGCCGTTCATCGCCCACGCCATCGGGTCCCTCTGGTGGACGTGGGGCGACGACCGGTTCCGCCCGACGCTCGTTCGCCTGCTGGCCGTCGCCGCCGCCGGCCTCGCCGGCGTCGCCATCACCCTCGGCTACAACGCGATCGTGACCGGTGATCCCCTGCTTTTCCCGTACAAGGCCTTCGGGCCGGAGGACGGCATCGGCTTCGGTCATCACGAACTGCTGGGCTACGACCGGATATACTCGCCGGCGCTCGCCGCCGAGACGACCGTCCGACTGCTCGACATCCTGACGACGGAGTGGACGGTCGCCGGCCCCGTCGGCACGCTGCTCGCCCTGATCGGCCTCTCGGAACTGCCGACCGACCGTGACGCCATCGCCGATCCCTCTCTCTCCCCTCCGGCGCTTCGGGTCGTCGTCGCCGGCCTCGCTCCCGCCGTCGTCCTCGGCAACGCCTACTTCTGGGGAACGCTCAACGGCCTCAACAACGGCCTGATCGGTCTGCTCGGGCCGTACTACCACTTCGACCTGCTCCTCCCCCTCTCCGCGTTCGCCGCCGCCGGGGTGTTCGTCGTCTGGCGACGCGCCCGGGCCGCGACCGCGGGCCTCGACTCCCGGTACCGTCGGGTCGCCCTCGCCGCGGTACTGGTCGTCGGTCTCGGCGTCGGCGGCGTCGCTGGCGTCGACGCCGTCAGCGACCCCTACGACGAGAACCGACTGCGCACCGCGAACCTCGCCGACACCTACGCGCCCTTCGAGGGGCAGTCGTTCACGAACGCCGTCGTGTTCGTCCCCGAACCCTACGGCGATTGGATCCAGCACCCCTTCCAGTACCTGCGGAACGACCCCGGCCTCGACGGCGATGTCGTCTACGTCCGCAACGAGGGCGATGTCGAGCGGTTCGAGACCATCGACGCGACCGGTGACCGCCGACCCTACCGCTTCACCTACCGGGGCGAGTGGGAGGGAGCGGTGACAGGCGTCGACCCGGCGCTGGTACCTCTGTCGGTCGAGCGCGGTGACCGCGTGACGGCGACGACGACGCTCGGCGTGCCCGCGCGGGCGACCCACGCACGGGCGACGGTCGTCACCGAAGCCGGCACCGCCCGATACGACATCGGCCGCGTCGACGGTCCCGTGACCGTCGACTGGACCATCGGCGGCGACAGCGTCGGTGCGACCACCCTCTCCAACGAGAGCGCGCCGCTTCCGTCGGGCGTGAGCGAGGTGACGCTCCGCGTCACGTTCGTCGAACCGCAGGGGACGACCGTCACCTACCGACAGACGGCGAGCGTCGAACGGACCGGCGACAGCGTCCGGGTCATCTGGCCGCCGGAGACGCGGGTCTGTTCGCTCACGACCGACTGCGGGTCCGAGGGGACGTACGTCGGCCCCGACGGCGACTACGTCTCGGGCGTGTCGGTGGAGACGTCGGCGACGGCGCGCAACGACAGCGCGGCGTGACCGCTCACAGACGGGTCAGTCGCGTCGTGAAAAAGGAGTCGGCGGCGTCTTCGAGCGCTGGCCTGGGATCGCCACTGGCGTCGACCGGTGCGGTGGCGACGGCCTCGCGGTCCATGTCGTCGAGGACGGTCCGCTCGCCGAGCAAGACGAGGCGGTCGGGGTCGCGCCGGTCGAGCACCGTCCGGCAGTCGTCGAGATGGGCCGCGACCTGTTCCTCGCGCCGGCGCTCGAACCGCGACTGCGAGAATCCGCCCTTGGAGTGGCTTCCCTTGACGTCGGTCTCGACCGTCTCTACATGCTGTAAGTCGCCGTCCTCGTAGACGCCGACGGCAAAGAGGTCCGAGCGCACCAGCGCGACGGTGAGACCGTCGGTCGGCCGAAACCACGCGTCGTCGAGGCGAAAGCCGTCGTCCCACTCCGCGAAGGGGTCGGGCGCGAGCGGCGGGTCGAGGGCGACGCTCACGAGGCGTGCGTCGTCGACACAGACCAGACACGGCGCGGTGCGGTCGACGAGCGGTGCCCGGTCCCCGAGGGCGTCGTCGACGGCGCCGGGGCGTTCGTCCGCGACCATCGCGGTCAGGGCGCCCTCGGGGCCGGTGTCGAGACTCCGCAAGCGGTCGAGTACCTCGACCAGTCGGTCACCGCGGAGCGCCGTCGTCTCGCGCGGGGTGAGCGCCTGTGCGCTCTCGGCGTCGGCGTCGCCGTCGAGGCGGCCTTCCAGGTCGGCGATGCGGTCTTCGAGACGATTGACGCGCTCTTCGGCTTCCTGTCGGGCGGTCGCGGCGTCGGCCCGGCGCTCGCTCTCGGCCTCGAGTTGGCGTTCCAGATGCCGCTTCTCCTCTTCGAGTTCCTCGATACGCGCCTTCAGAGAGGCCCGCCCGAGCAACCTATCGAGCATGGTAGAGCGCGCGGGCGCCGGGGCCTTCTAGCCTGTGGCTTTCGTACACTGCTGACTCCCGAGACGGTCACGCGGAGGTTCTCGAAACGGGGCCGCCGACGGATCAGATGGCTCGACCGGCGACGGCGCCGGGGTCGTAGCCCGCATACCGGAGGAGTTCGGCCGCGCGGGCGGGTTTGGCGAGGAACACCTCACAGCGGTCGGGGAGGGTCGTCTCCGTCACGTCCGGTGGTAGTCCCAGCGACCCGGAGGGGATGCCCTCCTCGCCGAGCACCGGGAAGTGGCGCCCGTCGAGTTTCATCACGAGGGGGGCGTCGAGGCGTTCGACGCCCTCGCCCGTGGCATAGAGGCGCTCGTTCATCCGTTCGTGGTCCGTCGGGTGCATGACGGCGTGGTCGCCGTCGTGGGGTTCGACGTACAACCGCCCGAGGTAGTAGCCAGCGGAGAACTCTTCGAACATACTGTTCGTCACAC comes from Haloplanus sp. XH21 and encodes:
- a CDS encoding ABC transporter permease, with the protein product MAADHHTSNDAHEDLPLPTTIASGAIAAAVLLPLVWLVRTALDVGLAEAIAISTRPATLQVFVNSAALVVTVTVASVLIGVPLAYLTVRTDLPFRRAFTVAVSLPLVIPSYVGAFAFVSAFGPQGAFQRLLAPLGVERLPEIYGFPGAALVVTLYTYPYVFITTRAALKSLDTTLIDAARTLEHSRWEAFRRVTIPQIRPAVTAGALLVALYTLSDFGTPAIMQFDAFTRVIYVEFTSFGRDVASLLSLQLVAVTLLILGLESRVRGNEPLYAGRQGGRTSGTVSLGRWKYVACAACLAIAGLALLVPLGILLTWLTRINTDVGSALAFQPAYALNSIGVSAAAALVATVVGLPVAYLAAGYRSRLADAFERATYVGYAVPGVVLGLALVYLGTSYAQPIYQTLYLLVAAYVIRFLPQAVGSMRASFLRVNPALPEAARTLGRTSFGAFRAVTLPLIAPGLLGGAALVFLTTMKELPATLLLRPSGFKTLVTHIWTATESGYYGHAAVPALILLFVSGLSMLVILTQEGYDVQ
- a CDS encoding ABC transporter ATP-binding protein, translated to MSNKTMHATDERMDGSTEPTADDTPVLELDEVDKDYGPERVIEGLSLSVHEGEILTLLGPSGCGKTTTLRLIAGLEQPDAGRVALNGNPVSNADRFVAPEDRGVGVVFQEFALFPHLTAAENVGFGLEDWDADAREERIDDLLDLVGLETQGDSYPDELSGGQQQRVALARSLAPEPDVLLLDEPFSNLDVDLRVQMREEVRRILKETGVTAVSVTHDQEEALSISDRVAVMNDGRIEQVGDPEQVFQQPESRFVAGFLGHASFLPGYVHGGEVTTGLGPIPRDQINGLAGTYDRTRIDVLVRPDDIRAVPVEGEADGRIVARRYLGPTILYEVRLDDDTTVQCMHNHDESIPLDTRVRIELDADHELAWFPGDQRPEDGDAE
- a CDS encoding ArnT family glycosyltransferase; its protein translation is MPRRRDQLLAAALVALAGAVVYWFAVDLFPYHSVNDDEGVYLMQAAMLLEGDLFLYPGALGDLVRPWFFVSDTTGGTLRYYSKYSPVAAGVFAVGKLLGDANLSLGLVAAGNAALVYGLTTAAFDRRTGRLSVVALVATPLFLFTSAVFLSYAPATLLNLAFALAYVRTMRQDSPRWGLVAGTAIGLAFFARSYTAVLFATPFIAHAIGSLWWTWGDDRFRPTLVRLLAVAAAGLAGVAITLGYNAIVTGDPLLFPYKAFGPEDGIGFGHHELLGYDRIYSPALAAETTVRLLDILTTEWTVAGPVGTLLALIGLSELPTDRDAIADPSLSPPALRVVVAGLAPAVVLGNAYFWGTLNGLNNGLIGLLGPYYHFDLLLPLSAFAAAGVFVVWRRARAATAGLDSRYRRVALAAVLVVGLGVGGVAGVDAVSDPYDENRLRTANLADTYAPFEGQSFTNAVVFVPEPYGDWIQHPFQYLRNDPGLDGDVVYVRNEGDVERFETIDATGDRRPYRFTYRGEWEGAVTGVDPALVPLSVERGDRVTATTTLGVPARATHARATVVTEAGTARYDIGRVDGPVTVDWTIGGDSVGATTLSNESAPLPSGVSEVTLRVTFVEPQGTTVTYRQTASVERTGDSVRVIWPPETRVCSLTTDCGSEGTYVGPDGDYVSGVSVETSATARNDSAA
- a CDS encoding Vms1/Ankzf1 family peptidyl-tRNA hydrolase, whose protein sequence is MLDRLLGRASLKARIEELEEEKRHLERQLEAESERRADAATARQEAEERVNRLEDRIADLEGRLDGDADAESAQALTPRETTALRGDRLVEVLDRLRSLDTGPEGALTAMVADERPGAVDDALGDRAPLVDRTAPCLVCVDDARLVSVALDPPLAPDPFAEWDDGFRLDDAWFRPTDGLTVALVRSDLFAVGVYEDGDLQHVETVETDVKGSHSKGGFSQSRFERRREEQVAAHLDDCRTVLDRRDPDRLVLLGERTVLDDMDREAVATAPVDASGDPRPALEDAADSFFTTRLTRL
- a CDS encoding DUF5802 family protein, which gives rise to MFEEFSAGYYLGRLYVEPHDGDHAVMHPTDHERMNERLYATGEGVERLDAPLVMKLDGRHFPVLGEEGIPSGSLGLPPDVTETTLPDRCEVFLAKPARAAELLRYAGYDPGAVAGRAI